Proteins encoded within one genomic window of Macaca nemestrina isolate mMacNem1 chromosome 4 unlocalized genomic scaffold, mMacNem.hap1 SUPER_4_unloc_8, whole genome shotgun sequence:
- the LOC139361075 gene encoding protein FAM90A5-like: MMARRDPKSGANRLVRAQTLQKQQRAPVGPRAPTLNEEDPRIKCKNCGAFGHTARSTRCPMKCWNGALVPQTFGRKEGKENLKPWKPQVRGNPGPLNKEKGEKEERPRQQDPQRKALLQIFSGTPREKQPPNRKESLESCDYLRVASRPMPVHTTNKRPRVDPALTDGSATKMSDTVSILASLSPLRKASLSSLSSLRPKARQTGAVADVPQPGVRQQGPEPLVVVKPTHSRPQGGRREVPQAASKPHGLIRVISPQAQDKLPAVTSQPCPPADTHSLGLGSNLSFRPGAKRPAQAPTQACLNFPKKPRMSPFQMPENAIQGGELGTPETLQPPPAATKLRPSPSPQMSRGTPAQVPSSDRQPLHNRHCLPTAQACTMSHHPAASHDGAQPLRMLFRRLENGWWSSSLLTAPSFPSPEKPGAFLAHSPRVSEKSEAPCVPVPLSVLYEDLQVSSSSSDSDSDLE, encoded by the exons gggctcccaCACTCaatgaagaggatcccagg atcaagtgcaaaaactgcggggcctttgggcacacggccagaagtaccaggtgccccatgaagtgctggaacggagccctggttccccagacctttgggagaaaggaagggaaggaaaacctgaaaccatggaagccccaggttcgagggaacccgggacccttgaacaaggaaaagggagagaaggaagagagaccgag gcaacaagacccgcagaggaaggctctcctccagatcttttccgggacacctcgggagaagcagccgccaaatcgaaaagaATCCctggaatcttgtgattatctgagg gttgcaagcaggccaatgccggtgcacacaaccaataagaggccacgcgtggaccctgccctcactgatggctcagctaccaaaatgtctgacacggtatccaTCTTGGCTtcactgtctcccctcagaaaagccagtctgAGCTCCTTGTCAAGTCTCCGACCAAAGGCACGAcagacaggggctgtggccgacgtccctcagccgggagtcaggcagcagggcccagagcctctcgtcgtggtgaagccgacacacagcaggcctcagggtggccgccgagaagttccccaggctgcctccaagccccacggcctgatccgggtcatcagcccccaggcacaagacaaacttcctgcggtgacctcacagccctgcccaccagccgacacacacagcctgggcctcggctccaatctcagtttcaggccaggagccaagagacctgcccaggctccgactcaggcttgcctgaacttccccaagaaaccgagaatgagtcccttccagatgcccgaaaatgccatccagggaggtgagctggggaccccggagactctccaacctccgccagctgcaaccaaactcagaccaagtccgtcgccccagatgagcagggggacacccgcccaggtgcccagcagtgaCCGGCAGCCTCTGCACAACAGACATtgcctgcctactgcccaggcctgcaccatgtcccatcacccagcggccagccacgatggggcccagcctctcagaatgctcttccggagactggaaaacggatggtggagctccagcctcctgacagctccctcgtttccctctcctgagaaGCCGGGAGCCTTCCTCGCTCACAGCCCTCgtgtctcagagaagtctgaggctccctgtgttcctgtccccctgagtgtcctctatgaggaccttcaggtttcctcctcctcctcagacagcgattctgacctggagtga